In Streptomyces capitiformicae, one genomic interval encodes:
- a CDS encoding extracellular solute-binding protein — translation MTPNASTSSEPSRRSFLASTVVATAAVAGGMPLLAACGGSETGSREGATSGKAADKLLPTYVASKVAQPDLPSKNGSAAGYTGKVDLAALETSVPDKLGTGAPFKIMSPFWGAPPKPGNPYYTALDAAAGTKVTWQNQDGNTYGEKLGAVLASSSIPDMVVVPRWELVGKIASAVTAKFMDLGPYLAGDKVKKYPNLAAIPSDAWRMGIFGGALRGIPMPSAPMSVIVPYYRKDIFDKQGWSVPKSPDEFLSWAKDATSAKAKVYACGDNMIWSSAAIFGVRPAGTDGWNIGDDGKVTYRIEEPAFLESLEWVRKLFAAGVVHPDDKARSGDPGQRFSAGQILVFNSDMSAWHGKTAEQAQSNPEFEIGAMDYFGADGGNPTLWAAQPATIWSLIRKGASKETVENALAAANFSAAPYGTKERMLVDYGVEGTHYTVKDGVPAKTDQGNSEVINAWVMLAAPAAYFAHPDFPDIARKQVEWQQRQGAFMKKTSTYGMNIVEPSRYAGLSSQFEQLEIDYVRGNKKLSDVQQAISTWKSSGGDKLRDWYKELFDKNGSGS, via the coding sequence ATGACGCCGAACGCCTCCACCTCCTCAGAACCCAGTCGGAGAAGTTTCCTCGCCTCCACGGTGGTCGCAACAGCGGCGGTGGCCGGTGGGATGCCACTGCTTGCCGCCTGCGGCGGTTCGGAAACCGGCTCACGTGAGGGGGCCACGTCGGGCAAGGCCGCGGACAAGCTGCTCCCGACGTACGTCGCCAGCAAGGTCGCCCAGCCGGACCTGCCGTCGAAGAACGGCTCGGCGGCCGGCTACACCGGCAAGGTCGATCTCGCGGCCCTTGAGACCTCGGTCCCGGACAAGCTCGGCACCGGCGCCCCCTTCAAGATCATGTCCCCGTTCTGGGGCGCCCCGCCGAAGCCCGGAAACCCGTACTACACGGCGCTCGACGCCGCGGCGGGCACCAAGGTCACCTGGCAGAACCAGGACGGCAACACCTACGGCGAGAAGCTCGGCGCGGTCCTCGCCTCCAGCTCCATACCCGACATGGTGGTTGTGCCGCGCTGGGAGCTGGTCGGCAAGATCGCGAGCGCGGTCACCGCGAAGTTCATGGATCTCGGCCCCTACCTGGCGGGCGACAAGGTCAAGAAGTACCCGAACCTGGCCGCGATACCCTCCGACGCCTGGCGCATGGGCATCTTCGGCGGCGCGCTGCGCGGCATCCCGATGCCCTCCGCCCCCATGAGCGTCATCGTGCCCTACTACCGCAAGGACATCTTCGACAAGCAGGGCTGGTCCGTTCCCAAGTCGCCCGATGAGTTCCTCAGTTGGGCCAAGGACGCCACCAGCGCCAAGGCCAAGGTGTACGCCTGCGGTGACAACATGATCTGGAGTTCGGCCGCCATCTTCGGCGTCCGCCCCGCCGGGACGGACGGTTGGAACATCGGGGACGACGGCAAGGTGACCTACCGCATCGAGGAGCCCGCGTTCCTCGAGTCCCTGGAGTGGGTCCGCAAGCTGTTCGCCGCCGGCGTGGTCCATCCCGACGACAAGGCGCGCTCCGGCGACCCGGGCCAGCGGTTCTCCGCCGGACAGATCCTGGTCTTCAACAGCGACATGTCCGCCTGGCACGGCAAGACCGCGGAACAGGCCCAGTCCAACCCGGAGTTCGAGATCGGGGCCATGGACTACTTCGGCGCCGACGGCGGCAACCCGACGCTGTGGGCGGCCCAGCCCGCCACCATCTGGTCGCTGATCCGTAAGGGCGCCTCGAAGGAGACCGTGGAGAACGCGCTGGCCGCCGCCAACTTCTCGGCCGCGCCCTACGGCACCAAGGAGCGGATGCTCGTCGACTACGGCGTCGAGGGCACCCATTACACGGTCAAGGACGGGGTCCCGGCCAAGACCGACCAGGGCAACTCCGAGGTGATCAACGCCTGGGTGATGCTGGCGGCCCCGGCTGCCTACTTCGCCCACCCTGACTTCCCCGACATCGCCCGCAAGCAGGTCGAGTGGCAGCAGCGGCAGGGTGCCTTCATGAAGAAGACGTCCACGTACGGCATGAACATCGTCGAGCCCAGCCGCTACGCCGGTCTCTCCAGCCAGTTCGAGCAGTTGGAGATCGACTACGTGCGCGGCAACAAGAAGCTGTCCGATGTGCAGCAGGCCATCTCCACCTGGAAGTCCTCCGGCGGCGACAAGCTGCGCGACTGGTACAAGGAGCTCTTCGACAAGAACGGCAGTGGCAGCTGA
- a CDS encoding DUF418 domain-containing protein has translation MAQHPDSPPLPADAPSPARERTKLSTGAPGVGRLIGLDLARGLAVFGMYAVHVGPAPSQDGVIGFLMELAQGRSSALFAVLAGFAVALITGRRTPKTGMAGRQAVAKVVIRAVILLALGTALTMTGTPVVPILAFYGLFFLLVLPLYRLGAKPLALIAAGWALVGPQLLYLLKPVVGGRVFLSYGQADGPVSLFFTGGYPALTWVPFVIAGMAVARCDLTATAVRIRLALTGVALAVTGYGGSWLAVRLVPGAAEAVRKAEEGSGMSSVSSVSPDSIGIFGDTPAGMLASAPHSEATLSIVGNTGVAILVITACLAAMDAFPRLRRLATPVIAVGSMSLTAYVYHIVAIWLLDTEALTVPPLYVLLGFIASVTVLATLWSRFFQRGPLEWLMGKATGIARHIRQDASKEA, from the coding sequence ATGGCACAACACCCGGACTCCCCGCCGCTCCCGGCCGACGCACCATCCCCTGCACGCGAGCGCACCAAGCTCTCGACCGGAGCGCCCGGCGTGGGCCGGCTGATCGGGCTGGACCTGGCCCGCGGCCTGGCCGTCTTCGGCATGTACGCGGTCCACGTGGGGCCCGCCCCGAGCCAGGACGGTGTCATCGGCTTCCTGATGGAGCTGGCGCAAGGCCGCTCCTCCGCCCTGTTCGCCGTCCTGGCCGGCTTCGCGGTCGCCCTCATCACCGGTCGCCGCACGCCGAAGACCGGTATGGCCGGCCGTCAGGCCGTCGCCAAGGTCGTCATCCGGGCCGTGATCCTGTTGGCCCTCGGCACCGCCCTGACCATGACCGGCACTCCGGTCGTGCCGATCCTCGCCTTCTACGGACTGTTCTTCCTGCTCGTGCTGCCGCTGTACCGGCTGGGCGCCAAGCCGCTGGCGCTGATTGCCGCGGGTTGGGCCCTGGTGGGCCCGCAGCTGCTGTACCTGTTGAAGCCGGTGGTCGGCGGCCGCGTATTCCTCTCCTACGGCCAGGCCGACGGCCCCGTCTCGCTGTTCTTCACCGGCGGCTATCCGGCCCTGACCTGGGTCCCGTTCGTCATCGCCGGTATGGCTGTCGCCCGCTGCGACCTGACCGCCACGGCTGTCCGGATACGCCTCGCCCTCACCGGCGTCGCCCTCGCCGTCACCGGTTACGGCGGCTCCTGGCTGGCGGTGCGTCTCGTACCCGGTGCCGCCGAAGCCGTCCGGAAAGCCGAAGAGGGGTCGGGCATGTCGTCCGTGTCGTCCGTATCGCCCGACAGCATCGGCATCTTCGGCGACACCCCCGCCGGGATGCTGGCCTCCGCCCCGCACAGCGAGGCGACCCTGTCCATCGTGGGCAACACCGGTGTGGCGATCCTGGTGATCACCGCGTGCCTGGCCGCCATGGACGCCTTCCCCCGGCTACGACGCCTGGCCACGCCCGTCATCGCGGTCGGCTCGATGTCACTGACGGCGTACGTCTACCACATCGTCGCCATCTGGCTCCTGGACACCGAGGCACTGACCGTCCCGCCGCTGTACGTCCTGCTCGGTTTCATCGCGTCCGTCACCGTCCTCGCCACCCTCTGGTCCCGCTTCTTCCAGCGGGGGCCGCTCGAATGGCTGATGGGCAAGGCGACCGGGATCGCCCGACACATTCGACAAGACGCGTCCAAAGAAGCGTGA